The following coding sequences are from one Streptomyces venezuelae window:
- a CDS encoding class I SAM-dependent methyltransferase translates to MTTTPDAGLPRPTTLEDVPGWFWPLDQRLFAWFLGDGAAGTPPGDLLEMGCYLGKSTVVMGQFLRPGEKMTVCDLFGSDDGYTKEATKAFYQKSLTRRAFEANYTAFHDTLPALVEGRTDVLPGIVEDASCRFVHIDASHMYDDVRDDILTAKNALREDGVLVLDDYRTEHTPGVAAATWEAVFRHGLRPVMLSSNKLYGTWGDPAPLRDALHEALHAMPNCAPEIQHIAGLDVLRASRAKIPAPDLVTSRHPARPARPAPTAVPESAAPAPTPPPALPAPRGRAVRRLAVDLLPPVVTRAVRKARG, encoded by the coding sequence ATGACGACGACCCCGGACGCCGGACTTCCGCGCCCCACCACCCTGGAGGACGTACCCGGCTGGTTCTGGCCCCTGGACCAGCGGCTGTTCGCCTGGTTCCTCGGCGACGGCGCGGCCGGAACCCCGCCGGGCGACCTCCTGGAGATGGGCTGCTACCTCGGCAAGAGCACCGTCGTCATGGGCCAGTTCCTGCGGCCCGGGGAGAAGATGACGGTCTGTGACCTCTTCGGGTCCGACGACGGCTACACCAAGGAGGCGACCAAGGCCTTCTACCAGAAGTCCCTGACCAGGCGTGCCTTCGAGGCCAACTACACGGCCTTCCACGACACGCTGCCCGCGCTGGTCGAGGGCCGCACCGACGTGCTGCCGGGGATCGTCGAGGACGCCTCGTGCCGGTTCGTGCACATCGACGCCTCACACATGTACGACGACGTGCGCGACGACATCCTGACCGCGAAGAACGCGCTGCGCGAGGACGGCGTCCTCGTCCTCGACGACTACCGCACCGAACACACGCCGGGCGTCGCCGCCGCCACCTGGGAAGCCGTGTTCCGCCACGGTCTGCGGCCCGTCATGCTCTCCTCCAACAAGCTGTACGGCACCTGGGGCGATCCGGCGCCGCTGCGGGACGCGCTCCACGAGGCGCTGCACGCCATGCCCAACTGCGCCCCGGAGATCCAGCACATCGCGGGCCTCGACGTGCTGCGGGCCTCCCGGGCGAAGATCCCGGCGCCTGACCTGGTCACCTCCCGCCACCCCGCGCGCCCCGCCAGGCCCGCCCCCACAGCCGTCCCCGAATCCGCCGCCCCCGCGCCCACACCCCCACCCGCTCTGCCCGCTCCCCGGGGCCGGGCGGTCCGCAGGCTCGCCGTCGACCTGCTGCCGCCGGTGGTGACCCGGGCGGTACGGAAAGCCCGCGGCTGA
- a CDS encoding stealth conserved region 3 domain-containing protein → MKITYLLGWGDEMGGTELATYTQARHLAERPGVEVEVVSVFRTRAEPFFAEARELPVRHLVDRTVTPERPVRESDLDDAACRTLAALPSELIRPAWEGAFDRLSDIEMTAALGSLDTDVLVTTTPALLAAAVALVPARVVTVHQEHRPTQRRGPSGEPLLLHAPRLDALVSLTGRTRDWLAESLGATAPELAVIPNAVPDGFRPRADGQSKVIVMAARLTGEKRVDHAIRAFAQVADAHPEWTLRIFGSGHRERHLRRLVDGFGLHDRVELLGPCQDMAAEWAKAGLSLMTAGHNEAFPLVLLEALAAGVPVVAYDVLTGPAEIVRHRVDGLLVPPGQVDELAVAMGELMGDDEMRRGYAEAAREGVYARFSSADVTARWEELYTRLVAGRDRPGRLRGRADRVALGVASGGSGFRPTAPHTFDAAAAADEHAREDEILAADESGRVIRSVGRLAERRDDILAPRMAEWNLRLVADALESQDVPYVMVRTPGGTAHTLAVADDDRPRALKALAGALRGQPVYAELVNPRDAAPGTVLAERLDAIGDLAGVKVFKPVTTTTLSLRHGAGLACTVGFWPRTPEGAFHSPFGSTLAGAELPSLTPTATLDVAERAYPTLDVFTELLVKDVDFPIDAVYTWVDDSDPAWRARREETLGGGDTSADGGAVRFRNRDELRFSLRSIAMYAPWIRHVYLVTAGQTPPWLDRDNPGLTVVDHRDLFADPEECLPTFNSHSIESQLHRIEGLSEHFLYFNDDMFLGRPTTPDTFFLSNGLARFFWSSASVPALPVAPDDEGYLAAAKNNRALLREAFGRTTTHSFFHVPYALRRSILQEITERFPEQLAATARSRVRSRGDIALVSSLHQHYAYLTGRAVPAGISYDFVDIGDPADHARLGRLLQNRDRTAFCIGESPDGGVTDEEMALAIRSFLTAYFPVRSPYEVRDSS, encoded by the coding sequence ATGAAGATCACGTATCTGCTGGGCTGGGGCGACGAGATGGGCGGCACCGAGCTCGCCACGTACACGCAGGCCCGGCACCTCGCCGAGCGTCCCGGTGTCGAGGTCGAGGTCGTCTCCGTCTTCCGCACCCGTGCCGAGCCGTTCTTCGCGGAGGCACGCGAACTGCCGGTGCGCCACCTCGTCGACCGCACCGTCACACCCGAACGCCCCGTGCGGGAGTCCGATCTGGACGACGCGGCGTGCCGGACGCTCGCCGCGCTGCCGAGCGAGCTGATCAGGCCTGCCTGGGAGGGCGCCTTCGACCGGCTCTCGGACATCGAGATGACGGCCGCGCTCGGCTCGCTCGACACCGACGTGCTGGTCACGACGACGCCCGCGCTGCTCGCCGCCGCCGTGGCGCTGGTGCCCGCCCGGGTCGTCACCGTCCACCAGGAGCACCGGCCCACCCAGCGGCGCGGTCCGTCCGGCGAGCCGCTGCTGCTGCACGCGCCGCGTCTGGACGCCCTCGTCTCGCTCACCGGTCGCACCCGTGACTGGCTCGCGGAGTCCCTCGGCGCGACCGCCCCCGAGCTCGCCGTCATCCCGAACGCCGTGCCGGACGGCTTCCGGCCGCGTGCGGACGGCCAGAGCAAGGTCATCGTCATGGCGGCCCGCCTGACCGGCGAGAAGCGCGTGGACCACGCCATCAGGGCGTTCGCGCAGGTCGCCGACGCACACCCGGAGTGGACGCTGCGGATCTTCGGCAGCGGCCACCGGGAACGGCATCTGCGCCGCCTCGTCGACGGGTTCGGGCTGCACGACCGGGTGGAACTCCTCGGCCCCTGCCAGGACATGGCCGCCGAGTGGGCCAAGGCGGGCCTCAGCCTGATGACGGCCGGGCACAACGAGGCGTTCCCGCTGGTCCTCCTCGAAGCGCTCGCCGCCGGGGTCCCTGTCGTGGCGTACGACGTGCTCACGGGGCCCGCCGAGATCGTCAGGCACCGCGTCGACGGGCTGCTCGTACCGCCGGGACAGGTCGATGAACTGGCTGTAGCCATGGGCGAGTTGATGGGCGACGACGAGATGCGGCGCGGGTACGCCGAGGCGGCGCGCGAAGGCGTGTACGCGCGGTTCTCCTCGGCCGACGTCACCGCGCGCTGGGAGGAGCTGTACACACGGCTCGTGGCGGGCCGTGACCGTCCCGGGCGGCTGCGCGGGCGCGCGGACCGGGTGGCGCTCGGTGTCGCGTCCGGCGGCAGTGGCTTCCGGCCCACCGCCCCGCACACCTTCGACGCGGCGGCCGCCGCCGACGAGCACGCCCGCGAGGACGAGATCCTCGCGGCGGACGAGTCGGGCCGCGTCATCCGCTCGGTGGGCCGCCTCGCCGAGCGGCGCGACGACATCCTCGCCCCGCGGATGGCCGAGTGGAACCTGCGTCTCGTCGCGGACGCCCTGGAGTCGCAGGACGTCCCCTACGTCATGGTGCGCACTCCGGGCGGGACCGCCCACACCCTGGCCGTCGCCGACGACGACCGCCCCCGCGCGCTGAAGGCCCTCGCCGGGGCGCTGCGCGGGCAGCCGGTCTACGCCGAGCTGGTCAACCCGCGCGACGCGGCGCCCGGCACGGTTCTCGCCGAACGCCTCGACGCCATCGGCGACCTCGCGGGCGTGAAGGTCTTCAAGCCGGTCACCACGACCACGCTGTCGCTGCGGCACGGCGCGGGGCTCGCCTGCACGGTCGGGTTCTGGCCACGGACGCCCGAGGGTGCCTTCCACTCTCCGTTCGGGTCGACGCTCGCGGGCGCCGAGCTGCCCTCGCTGACCCCCACGGCGACGCTGGACGTGGCGGAACGCGCGTACCCGACGCTCGACGTGTTCACCGAACTCCTCGTCAAGGACGTCGACTTCCCCATCGACGCCGTCTACACGTGGGTCGACGACTCCGACCCCGCGTGGCGGGCCCGCCGCGAGGAGACGCTCGGCGGCGGCGACACGTCGGCCGACGGCGGCGCCGTGCGGTTCCGCAACCGGGACGAGCTGCGCTTCAGCCTGCGGTCGATCGCGATGTACGCGCCGTGGATCCGGCACGTGTACCTGGTCACGGCGGGCCAGACCCCGCCCTGGCTGGACCGGGACAACCCGGGCCTGACCGTCGTCGACCACCGCGACCTGTTCGCCGACCCGGAGGAGTGCCTGCCGACCTTCAACTCGCACTCCATCGAGTCGCAGCTGCACCGCATCGAGGGCCTGTCGGAGCACTTCCTCTACTTCAACGACGACATGTTCCTCGGCCGCCCCACCACCCCGGACACGTTCTTCCTCAGCAATGGCCTGGCCCGCTTCTTCTGGTCGTCGGCGTCCGTGCCCGCGCTGCCGGTCGCACCGGACGACGAGGGGTATCTGGCGGCGGCGAAGAACAACCGCGCGCTGCTTCGCGAGGCGTTCGGCAGGACGACGACGCACTCCTTCTTCCACGTGCCGTACGCGCTGCGCCGCAGCATCCTCCAGGAGATCACCGAGCGCTTCCCCGAGCAGCTGGCGGCCACGGCCCGCAGCCGCGTCCGCTCCCGGGGCGACATCGCGCTGGTCTCCTCGCTGCACCAGCACTACGCGTACCTGACCGGGCGTGCGGTGCCCGCCGGCATCTCGTACGACTTCGTGGACATCGGGGACCCGGCCGACCACGCGCGGCTCGGGCGGCTCCTGCAGAACCGGGACCGGACCGCGTTCTGCATCGGGGAGTCCCCCGACGGCGGGGTGACGGACGAGGAGATGGCGCTCGCCATCCGCTCGTTCCTGACCGCGTACTTCCCGGTCCGCTCGCCCTACGAGGTGCGGGACAGCTCCTGA
- a CDS encoding CDP-glycerol glycerophosphotransferase family protein has protein sequence MTRFSVVVPVHRVQGYLRACLDSVLTQSFADLELIVVDDASPDACAAIAGEYAERDPRVQLVRLPARAGAGPARNIGADRATGGHLLFLDGDDLLLPGALEAVDAALTAADDPDVVLCAHDRVDWWENVRPGGDDLTGDPLAATPAAWNRVFRRGFWQERQLAFSSGAYEDVVPVVTATLRTGERTAVVERPCVRWRERRAGSFSKTPGRAHFALIGRYEELLAAAGPEDRARLLPHAAAHLLAVLDDPGRIEDGDRRDFFREAARLHQQYAPGGTAPRTPEGKALATASFAAYESLRKAETRRLRLTRQLKRQKKKLRARAMRAAYRADLRRPLDPHLAVYGAYWNRGVSCNPAAIHAKARELAPHVKGVWVVSSRNKHRVPPGVDYVIEGSRRYWQAMATATYLVNNSSFPGGFTKRPGQVYLQTHHGTPLKTMGLDQRRYPAGTHGISFQKVLDHTDQWDFSLSSNPHSTEIWERVYPSVAYQALEAGYPRNDVYFTAGDDDVARVRTQLGVDDGRTVLLYAPTHRDYQKGFLPRLDLRRFADALGPRYVVLVRAHYFYGGDAGLDAHPRLVDVTGHARVEDLCLAADALVTDYSSLMFDYACLDRPIVTYAPDWQAYRLARGTYFDLLSGRPGETPGAVATTEDELAALFRDGGWDTSETTALRAAFRRRFCPYDDGRAAERVVRRLFLSGASGAQELSRTS, from the coding sequence ATGACGCGCTTCTCGGTAGTCGTCCCCGTCCACCGCGTCCAGGGCTACCTGCGCGCATGCCTGGACTCCGTGCTCACGCAGTCCTTCGCGGACCTCGAACTGATCGTCGTCGACGACGCGTCGCCCGACGCCTGCGCCGCGATCGCCGGGGAGTATGCGGAGCGCGACCCGCGCGTGCAACTCGTCCGCCTGCCCGCCCGCGCGGGCGCGGGCCCCGCCCGCAACATCGGCGCCGACCGCGCCACCGGCGGCCACCTCCTCTTCCTCGACGGCGACGACCTGCTCCTGCCCGGCGCCCTGGAGGCCGTCGACGCCGCGCTCACCGCCGCGGACGACCCGGATGTCGTCCTCTGCGCCCACGACCGCGTCGACTGGTGGGAGAACGTCCGCCCCGGCGGCGACGACCTCACCGGCGACCCCCTCGCCGCCACCCCCGCCGCCTGGAACCGCGTCTTCCGCCGCGGCTTCTGGCAGGAGCGGCAGCTCGCCTTCTCCTCCGGCGCGTACGAGGACGTGGTGCCCGTCGTCACCGCGACCCTCCGCACGGGCGAGCGCACCGCCGTGGTCGAACGGCCCTGCGTGCGCTGGCGCGAGCGGCGCGCGGGCAGCTTCTCCAAGACCCCGGGCCGTGCCCACTTCGCCCTGATCGGACGGTACGAGGAGCTGCTCGCCGCCGCGGGGCCCGAGGACCGCGCCCGGCTCCTGCCGCACGCCGCCGCCCACCTGCTCGCCGTCCTCGACGACCCCGGGCGGATCGAGGACGGCGACCGGCGCGACTTCTTCCGCGAGGCGGCCAGGCTCCACCAGCAGTACGCGCCGGGCGGCACCGCACCCCGCACCCCCGAGGGAAAAGCCCTCGCCACAGCCTCGTTCGCCGCCTACGAAAGCCTCCGCAAGGCCGAGACGCGACGGCTGCGCCTCACCCGGCAGCTGAAGCGGCAGAAGAAGAAGCTGCGGGCCCGCGCCATGCGCGCCGCCTACCGCGCCGACCTGCGCCGCCCCCTCGACCCGCACCTCGCGGTCTACGGCGCCTACTGGAACCGCGGCGTCTCCTGCAACCCCGCCGCCATCCACGCCAAGGCCCGCGAACTCGCCCCGCACGTCAAGGGCGTGTGGGTCGTCTCCAGCCGCAACAAGCACCGGGTGCCGCCCGGCGTCGACTACGTCATCGAGGGCTCACGCCGCTACTGGCAGGCCATGGCCACGGCCACGTACCTCGTCAACAACTCCAGCTTCCCCGGCGGCTTCACCAAGCGCCCCGGGCAGGTCTACCTCCAGACCCACCACGGCACCCCCCTCAAGACGATGGGCCTGGACCAGCGCCGCTACCCGGCGGGCACGCACGGCATCAGCTTCCAGAAGGTCCTCGACCACACCGACCAGTGGGACTTCAGCCTCTCCTCCAACCCGCACTCCACCGAGATCTGGGAGCGCGTCTACCCCTCCGTCGCCTACCAGGCCCTGGAGGCCGGCTACCCGCGCAACGACGTGTACTTCACCGCGGGCGACGACGACGTGGCGCGCGTGCGCACGCAGTTGGGGGTGGACGACGGGCGGACCGTGCTGCTGTACGCGCCCACCCACCGCGACTACCAGAAGGGGTTCCTGCCCCGCCTCGACCTGCGCCGCTTCGCCGACGCGCTCGGCCCGCGGTACGTCGTCCTCGTGCGCGCCCACTACTTCTACGGCGGCGACGCGGGCCTGGACGCCCACCCGCGACTCGTCGACGTCACCGGGCACGCGCGCGTGGAGGACCTCTGCCTGGCCGCCGACGCCCTCGTCACGGACTACTCGTCCCTGATGTTCGACTACGCCTGCCTCGACCGCCCGATCGTGACGTACGCCCCCGACTGGCAGGCCTACCGCCTCGCCCGCGGCACCTACTTCGACCTGCTCTCCGGCCGCCCCGGCGAGACCCCGGGCGCCGTGGCCACCACCGAGGACGAGCTCGCCGCGCTCTTCAGGGACGGCGGCTGGGACACCTCGGAGACGACGGCGCTGCGGGCGGCGTTCCGGCGGCGCTTCTGCCCCTACGACGACGGGCGCGCCGCCGAACGCGTGGTCCGGCGGCTGTTCCTGTCCGGCGCGTCCGGCGCTCAGGAGCTGTCCCGCACCTCGTAG
- a CDS encoding bifunctional glycosyltransferase/CDP-glycerol:glycerophosphate glycerophosphotransferase: protein MQPRLSVVVPIYNVEEFLEECLESIAGQTMDGPGLTGGPEARGGLECILVDDGSTDGSPRIAREFAAKDPRFVYVRQRNAGLSAARNTGVRKASPTAEFLTFVDSDDVVPHDAYGRMIASLDATGSDFASGNVWRLNERGRSQAWQYKWLTEARTSTHISEDLDLLADRVAWNKVFRRAFWDRHRFTFPEGKLYEDTPVMIPAHFLAGSVDVLSDHVYYWRVREGSITRRRTDVKGVRDRIAACAHVSGFLARHAPQMKKTYDASCLRDDFVYFLEGLPMGGPEYRTAFLTDTAAFLRRADPAVLAELPVDLRVKWQLVREARTAELIELLAFERANGTAFHVRGKVRRRAAYPGVDALPEKVARIGRGELPTVARVSEARWDAGGKLRISGYAYVRNMEATRPGHSVKAGLLKAAHSRGKFRRVPTRTVAAPQATENSRQRLHCYDLSGFEMTVDPEQLKTGGRWQPGNWLFGLVVAGHGMVRRTALRATEGASAQSVVRELDDGLRLVLGYSKGRLVLRIQEYAARVDAHRRDGDDVVLSGTLPGRLRPKALRLTHAATKTDFDHPVRHTGDRFEVRVRLADLEDVAPTPHLAPKEVEPPHGDRWQANLVLPDGTLKSLAATLDLPPGRYASRAGRELCATANDQGRLVVELTRQPVADRVTWGADGTLAVEGTLAPASWHEPELVLRHSGRDEELTVPTEQDGDRFRAVVAPGGGALREGRWYAFLRDTAGSSGEGPAPARADDGVPVRLLASASATLPLHHTVQGREFTVDRRFGDRLFVEAGSVLPRSERGAYRRHRLRTVHYPSRRRLPLLDSVLYFDGDSPRAVHEELVRRGTDVDHLWVTHDQQTHVPAGAKGVEEHSADWYDALARCRRIVTAGHLPDFFERREGQTVVQTWNGAPLKRIGTDLTDTLYADHGHLDALPKLSRQWDVLISPNRFSTPHLGRALAYEGEVLEAGSPRNDVLFTEDRDKVAARVRDELGIAPDKRIVLYAPTYRDHLAYSPGRFRYEPALDFRAAESVLGDDHVLLVRKHPLTSGRLPGARAPFVRDVSSHPRAAELLLLADVLVTDYSSLMFDFAHTGRPMLFHAYDLEHYRDTVRGFYLDFETRAPGPLLASTHEVVEALRDLDAITSRHADAYAAFREAYCDLDDGRAAARVAERLMR, encoded by the coding sequence GTGCAGCCCCGTCTCAGCGTCGTCGTACCCATCTACAACGTCGAGGAGTTTCTGGAGGAGTGCCTGGAGTCGATCGCCGGGCAGACCATGGACGGCCCCGGCCTGACGGGCGGCCCCGAGGCGCGCGGCGGCCTGGAGTGCATCCTCGTCGACGACGGCTCGACGGACGGCAGCCCGCGCATCGCCCGCGAGTTCGCCGCGAAGGACCCCCGCTTCGTCTACGTCCGCCAGCGCAACGCCGGACTGAGCGCCGCCCGCAACACCGGGGTGCGCAAGGCGTCCCCCACCGCCGAGTTCCTGACCTTCGTCGACAGCGACGACGTCGTGCCGCACGACGCGTACGGGCGGATGATCGCCAGCCTGGACGCCACCGGCTCCGACTTCGCGAGCGGCAACGTGTGGCGGCTCAACGAACGCGGCCGGTCCCAGGCCTGGCAGTACAAGTGGCTGACCGAGGCGCGCACGAGCACCCACATCTCCGAGGACCTGGACCTGCTCGCCGACCGCGTCGCCTGGAACAAGGTGTTCCGCCGCGCCTTCTGGGACCGGCACCGCTTCACCTTCCCCGAGGGAAAGCTCTACGAGGACACCCCCGTGATGATCCCGGCGCACTTCCTCGCCGGATCCGTGGACGTGCTCAGCGACCACGTCTACTACTGGCGCGTCCGTGAGGGTTCCATCACCCGGCGCCGCACCGACGTCAAGGGCGTGCGCGACCGGATCGCGGCCTGCGCGCACGTCAGCGGGTTCCTCGCCCGGCACGCGCCGCAGATGAAGAAGACGTACGACGCGTCCTGCCTCCGCGACGACTTCGTGTACTTCCTGGAGGGGCTGCCGATGGGCGGCCCCGAGTACCGCACGGCGTTCCTCACCGACACCGCCGCGTTCCTGCGCCGCGCCGACCCGGCCGTCCTCGCGGAGCTCCCCGTCGACCTGCGCGTCAAGTGGCAGCTCGTCCGCGAGGCACGTACCGCCGAGCTCATCGAACTCCTCGCCTTCGAGCGCGCCAACGGCACCGCCTTCCACGTGCGCGGGAAGGTGCGCCGCCGTGCCGCGTACCCCGGCGTGGACGCCCTCCCCGAGAAGGTCGCACGCATCGGCCGCGGCGAACTGCCCACCGTGGCCCGGGTGAGCGAGGCGCGGTGGGACGCCGGCGGAAAGCTGCGGATCTCCGGATACGCGTACGTGCGCAACATGGAGGCGACCCGGCCCGGGCACTCCGTGAAGGCCGGACTCCTCAAGGCGGCGCACAGCCGGGGAAAGTTCCGCCGCGTCCCGACGCGCACGGTCGCCGCACCGCAGGCCACCGAGAATTCCCGGCAGCGCCTGCACTGCTACGACCTGTCGGGCTTCGAGATGACCGTCGACCCCGAGCAGCTGAAGACGGGCGGCCGCTGGCAGCCGGGCAACTGGCTGTTCGGCCTGGTCGTCGCGGGCCACGGCATGGTGCGCAGGACCGCGCTGCGGGCCACCGAGGGCGCGTCCGCGCAGTCCGTGGTGCGCGAGCTCGACGACGGACTGCGGCTCGTCCTCGGCTACAGCAAGGGCCGCCTCGTGCTGCGGATCCAGGAGTACGCGGCGCGCGTGGACGCCCACCGGCGCGACGGGGACGACGTGGTGCTGTCCGGCACGCTGCCGGGACGCCTGCGCCCGAAGGCCCTGCGCCTGACCCACGCGGCCACGAAGACGGACTTCGACCACCCCGTCCGCCACACCGGCGACCGCTTCGAGGTCCGCGTCCGCCTCGCCGACCTGGAGGACGTGGCGCCCACCCCGCACCTCGCGCCCAAGGAGGTCGAGCCGCCGCACGGCGACCGCTGGCAGGCCAACCTCGTCCTGCCCGACGGCACACTGAAATCCCTGGCCGCCACGCTCGACCTGCCCCCGGGCCGGTACGCCTCACGCGCGGGCCGCGAACTCTGCGCCACCGCCAACGACCAGGGCCGCCTGGTCGTCGAGCTGACCCGGCAGCCCGTCGCGGACCGCGTCACGTGGGGAGCGGACGGCACGCTCGCCGTGGAGGGCACGCTGGCCCCGGCCAGCTGGCACGAGCCCGAGCTGGTGCTGCGGCACAGCGGCCGTGACGAGGAGCTGACCGTCCCGACGGAGCAGGACGGCGACCGCTTCCGTGCGGTGGTCGCGCCGGGGGGCGGCGCGCTGCGGGAGGGACGGTGGTACGCGTTCCTGCGGGACACGGCGGGAAGCTCCGGGGAAGGGCCCGCACCCGCCCGCGCCGACGACGGCGTTCCCGTACGGCTGCTGGCCTCCGCGTCCGCCACGCTCCCCCTGCACCACACCGTCCAGGGGCGGGAGTTCACCGTCGACCGGCGGTTCGGCGACCGGCTGTTCGTGGAGGCCGGGTCCGTGCTCCCGCGCTCCGAGCGCGGCGCGTACCGGCGGCACAGACTCCGTACCGTCCACTACCCGAGCCGCCGCCGACTCCCGCTGCTCGACTCCGTCCTGTACTTCGACGGGGACTCCCCGCGCGCCGTCCACGAGGAATTGGTGCGACGCGGCACCGACGTCGACCACCTGTGGGTCACGCACGACCAGCAGACGCACGTCCCCGCCGGCGCCAAGGGCGTCGAGGAGCACAGCGCCGACTGGTACGACGCGCTGGCCCGCTGCCGCCGCATCGTCACCGCCGGGCACCTGCCCGATTTCTTCGAGCGCCGCGAGGGCCAGACCGTCGTCCAGACCTGGAACGGCGCCCCGCTCAAGCGCATCGGCACCGACCTGACCGACACCCTCTACGCCGACCACGGCCACCTCGACGCCCTGCCGAAGCTGTCCCGCCAGTGGGACGTCCTCATCTCGCCGAATCGCTTCTCCACCCCCCACCTGGGCCGCGCCCTCGCCTACGAGGGCGAGGTCCTGGAGGCGGGCTCGCCCCGCAACGACGTGCTGTTCACCGAGGACCGCGACAAGGTCGCCGCACGGGTCCGCGACGAGCTCGGCATCGCGCCGGACAAACGGATCGTGCTGTACGCGCCGACGTACCGGGACCACCTCGCGTACTCCCCCGGCCGGTTCCGCTACGAGCCCGCGCTCGACTTCCGCGCCGCCGAGTCCGTGCTCGGCGACGACCACGTGCTGCTCGTCCGCAAGCATCCGCTGACGTCCGGACGGCTGCCGGGCGCCCGCGCCCCCTTCGTTCGCGACGTGTCGTCACACCCCCGGGCCGCCGAACTCCTGCTGCTCGCCGACGTCCTGGTGACCGACTACTCCTCCCTGATGTTCGACTTCGCGCACACCGGCAGACCGATGCTGTTCCACGCGTACGACCTGGAGCACTACCGCGACACCGTCCGCGGCTTCTACCTCGACTTCGAGACCCGTGCCCCCGGCCCGCTGCTCGCCTCCACCCACGAGGTCGTCGAGGCGCTGCGCGACCTGGACGCCATCACGTCACGGCACGCGGACGCGTACGCGGCGTTCCGCGAGGCCTACTGCGACCTGGACGACGGGCGGGCCGCCGCCCGCGTGGCGGAGAGGCTCATGCGGTGA